One region of Pseudomonas sp. ABC1 genomic DNA includes:
- the yacG gene encoding DNA gyrase inhibitor YacG: MTTRVQCPTCSAPVEWSAASAHRPFCSERCKLIDLGAWASEKHAIPGDELEDEVFSGDLSLRH; the protein is encoded by the coding sequence ATGACGACCAGGGTTCAATGCCCGACATGCAGTGCGCCAGTCGAGTGGAGTGCTGCCAGTGCACATCGTCCATTCTGCTCTGAACGCTGCAAACTCATCGATCTTGGCGCCTGGGCCTCGGAGAAGCATGCGATTCCTGGCGATGAGCTGGAGGATGAAGTGTTTTCCGGGGATTTATCCCTGCGCCATTAA